One genomic region from Sphingobacterium multivorum encodes:
- the rsmH gene encoding 16S rRNA (cytosine(1402)-N(4))-methyltransferase RsmH: MENVYHVPVMLQECMDALAIKPDGVYVDVTFGGGGHSREILKRLGPKGRLFAFDQDPDALENAIDDPRFTLIHQNFRFLKNSLRLEGVRSVDGILADLGVSSHQFDAADRGFSIRFDADLDMRMDQVGDLDAKSLLATYSEEDLHRIFGMYGEIMNAKSLAKTIVTARLSQPIQTVAELKEVIQRMVPKGKEHKYHAQVFQALRIEVNRELEALQEFLLQTVDVLRVEGRLAVMSYHSLEDRLVKNFMAKGKFKGEVEKDFFGNEIKPFHVLSRKAITASAQELAVNNRSRSAKLRIAEKLDLS, from the coding sequence ATGGAGAATGTATATCATGTTCCGGTAATGTTGCAAGAATGCATGGATGCATTGGCTATTAAGCCAGATGGTGTTTATGTAGATGTGACTTTTGGTGGTGGTGGCCATTCTCGGGAGATTCTGAAGAGGTTAGGGCCGAAAGGGAGGCTGTTTGCTTTTGATCAGGATCCGGATGCATTAGAAAATGCAATTGACGATCCTCGTTTTACGTTGATACACCAAAACTTTAGGTTTCTAAAGAATAGCCTTCGTTTGGAAGGTGTACGTTCTGTAGATGGTATTTTAGCAGATCTAGGTGTTTCTTCGCATCAATTCGATGCTGCAGATCGTGGCTTTTCTATTCGCTTTGATGCAGACTTGGATATGCGTATGGATCAGGTGGGCGATTTGGATGCAAAGTCGCTGTTGGCAACCTATTCGGAGGAGGATCTGCATCGTATTTTTGGTATGTATGGTGAAATCATGAACGCCAAGTCGCTTGCGAAAACAATTGTTACTGCGCGTTTGTCACAGCCGATCCAGACTGTTGCCGAATTGAAAGAGGTGATTCAACGTATGGTTCCAAAGGGTAAAGAACATAAGTATCATGCACAGGTATTTCAGGCGCTTCGTATCGAAGTGAATCGCGAGTTGGAGGCCTTGCAGGAATTTTTGTTGCAGACCGTTGATGTACTCCGTGTTGAGGGCCGATTGGCTGTGATGTCCTATCACTCTTTGGAGGACCGTTTGGTTAAGAATTTTATGGCCAAAGGTAAGTTTAAAGGGGAAGTTGAAAAGGATTTTTTTGGAAATGAAATTAAGCCATTTCATGTATTGAGCCGTAAAGCAATTACGGCATCTGCACAAGAGTTGGCGGTAAATAATAGATCGCGCAGTGCGAAACTGCGTATTGCTGAAAAGTTGGATTTGTCTTAA
- the aspS gene encoding aspartate--tRNA ligase, with the protein MHRTHTCGELTLADLGKTVTLSGWVQKSRDLGGMTFIDVRDRYGITQLTFNADDDASLRASARELGREYVIKVTGEVIERSNKNAKISTGDIEIKVSNLEILNAAKLPPFTIEDETDGGDDIRMKFRYLDLRRNPVRENLILRHKTSQEVRRYLDSQNFLEVETPYLIKSTPEGARDFVVPSRMNPGEFYALPQSPQTFKQLLMVSGFDRYFQIVKCFRDEDLRADRQPEFTQIDCEMSFVEQEDVLNIFEGLAKHIFKTIKGIDLGTVPRMTYADAMRLYGSDKPDIRFGMQFVELNEVAKGKGFPVFDAAELVVGINAENCAHYTRKQLDALTDFIKRPQIGATGLVYARVNEDGSVKSSVDKFFTPEQLTAIAAAFHAKPGDLLLIMAGGTDKVRKQLNELRLEVASQLGFRNKETFAPLWVVDFPLLEWDEENGRFHAMHHPFTSPKPEDIPLLDTNPGEVRANAYDFVLNGVEVGGGSIRIHDRELQSIMFKHLGFSPEEAKKQFGFLMEAFTFGAPPHGGLAFGFDRLVSLLAGLDSIRDVIAFPKNNSGRDVMIDAPSTIHQEQLDELSLNIAVKA; encoded by the coding sequence ATGCACAGAACACACACTTGTGGAGAATTAACACTAGCTGACTTAGGGAAAACGGTTACCCTAAGTGGATGGGTTCAAAAATCCCGCGATTTGGGCGGTATGACTTTCATCGATGTTAGAGACCGATATGGTATCACACAATTAACGTTCAATGCAGATGATGATGCTTCCTTGCGCGCAAGTGCCCGTGAGCTCGGAAGAGAATATGTCATCAAGGTAACTGGAGAAGTTATCGAACGCTCTAATAAAAATGCTAAAATCTCCACTGGAGATATTGAAATCAAGGTTTCAAATCTTGAAATATTAAATGCTGCTAAGTTACCTCCTTTTACAATAGAAGATGAAACAGATGGTGGTGATGACATCAGAATGAAGTTCAGATACCTGGATTTACGGCGTAACCCCGTACGTGAAAACTTGATTTTACGTCATAAAACCTCCCAAGAGGTACGTCGTTATCTTGATTCCCAAAACTTCCTGGAAGTAGAAACCCCTTATCTGATTAAATCAACTCCAGAGGGCGCACGCGACTTTGTCGTACCTTCCCGTATGAATCCTGGAGAATTTTATGCGTTACCACAATCCCCACAAACCTTCAAACAATTATTGATGGTTTCGGGCTTTGATCGCTATTTCCAAATTGTAAAATGTTTCCGTGATGAAGATTTACGTGCAGATCGCCAACCAGAATTCACGCAAATAGACTGCGAAATGTCTTTTGTAGAACAGGAAGATGTGTTAAATATCTTCGAAGGTCTTGCAAAACATATCTTCAAAACAATCAAAGGAATTGACCTAGGTACTGTTCCTCGTATGACTTACGCGGATGCGATGCGCCTTTACGGATCAGACAAACCAGATATCCGTTTCGGAATGCAGTTTGTTGAACTAAACGAGGTCGCCAAAGGAAAAGGTTTTCCTGTATTTGATGCCGCAGAATTAGTTGTTGGTATCAACGCTGAAAACTGTGCACATTACACCAGAAAACAATTGGATGCGTTGACAGATTTCATCAAACGTCCACAAATTGGCGCAACAGGATTGGTATATGCACGCGTGAATGAAGATGGTTCAGTGAAGTCCTCTGTAGATAAATTTTTTACACCAGAACAACTAACTGCCATTGCAGCTGCGTTCCACGCGAAACCTGGCGACCTATTGTTAATTATGGCTGGTGGAACAGACAAAGTTCGCAAACAACTCAATGAACTACGCCTTGAAGTTGCATCACAACTTGGTTTCCGCAACAAAGAAACCTTTGCACCATTATGGGTCGTTGATTTTCCCCTATTGGAATGGGACGAAGAAAATGGCCGCTTCCATGCAATGCACCACCCGTTCACTTCACCAAAACCGGAAGACATCCCGCTTTTAGATACCAATCCTGGGGAAGTAAGAGCAAATGCTTATGACTTTGTTTTAAACGGTGTAGAAGTCGGTGGTGGATCAATCCGTATCCACGACAGGGAGCTGCAATCGATCATGTTCAAACATCTAGGATTCAGTCCTGAAGAAGCAAAAAAACAATTTGGATTCCTGATGGAGGCCTTTACCTTCGGTGCTCCTCCACATGGCGGATTGGCTTTTGGTTTTGACCGACTCGTATCCTTATTGGCAGGTTTAGATTCCATCCGCGACGTGATTGCCTTCCCAAAAAACAACTCGGGAAGAGATGTTATGATTGACGCACCGTCAACCATTCACCAAGAGCAGCTGGACGAGCTAAGTCTAAATATTGCGGTAAAAGCATAA
- the mraY gene encoding phospho-N-acetylmuramoyl-pentapeptide-transferase — MLYHLFTWLSEYIHIPGGGLFQYISFRTSMAVIASLIITTVFGGKLIQFLHNKQVGETIRDLGLEGEKKKAGTPTMGGIIIIAGILIPTLLFAKLTNIYVIIMIVTTLWMGAIGFLDDYIKVFRHNKEGLAGKFKVVGQVGLGAIIACTMYFHPDIVVRKGVDKPTSTKPVEVVINEGTGEKTYAENVKSSKTNIPFYKNNEFDYAKVFKIFGLQSDYLTFIVFLVVVIFIVTAVSNGANITDGIDGLATSTSAIIGVTLAILAYVSGNVIFSDYLNIMYIPNSGELVIFAGAFVGACVGFLWYNTYPAQVFMGDTGSLAIGGIIAAFAILIRKELLIPILCGVFLLENLSVILQVSYFKYTKKKYGEGRRIFLMSPLHHHFQKKGYHEAKIVTRFVIVGIILAILTIVTLKIR, encoded by the coding sequence ATGTTGTACCATCTTTTTACGTGGCTTAGCGAATATATTCATATACCTGGAGGAGGTTTGTTTCAATACATCTCCTTTCGGACATCTATGGCTGTAATCGCTTCATTGATTATTACCACGGTTTTTGGGGGAAAATTGATTCAATTCTTGCATAATAAGCAAGTTGGAGAGACAATTCGTGATTTGGGGCTTGAAGGAGAAAAAAAGAAAGCTGGTACGCCGACAATGGGTGGGATCATCATCATTGCAGGTATCCTTATACCGACCTTGTTATTTGCGAAATTGACGAATATCTATGTGATTATCATGATCGTGACAACACTTTGGATGGGCGCAATTGGATTTTTAGATGATTATATAAAGGTCTTTAGACATAACAAAGAAGGTTTAGCTGGTAAGTTTAAAGTTGTTGGGCAAGTTGGCTTGGGAGCGATTATTGCTTGTACGATGTACTTTCATCCAGATATCGTTGTCCGAAAAGGGGTGGATAAACCAACCTCCACTAAACCCGTTGAAGTGGTTATCAATGAAGGTACAGGTGAGAAAACCTACGCTGAAAACGTGAAATCATCGAAGACAAATATTCCATTTTATAAAAATAACGAGTTTGATTATGCTAAGGTGTTTAAGATATTCGGACTACAAAGTGATTATCTGACTTTTATCGTCTTTTTAGTTGTTGTTATTTTTATCGTTACGGCAGTTTCAAACGGCGCAAATATTACGGACGGTATCGATGGTTTAGCTACGAGTACATCCGCTATCATTGGTGTTACTTTAGCCATTTTAGCTTACGTGTCGGGTAACGTGATCTTTTCAGATTACCTCAATATTATGTATATCCCTAATTCCGGAGAACTCGTGATTTTCGCTGGAGCATTTGTGGGGGCCTGCGTGGGTTTCCTATGGTATAACACGTATCCTGCTCAAGTTTTTATGGGGGATACGGGAAGTTTGGCGATCGGTGGTATTATTGCTGCTTTCGCGATCCTGATCCGGAAAGAATTATTGATACCGATTCTATGTGGTGTATTTCTGTTGGAAAACCTTTCGGTAATTCTTCAAGTGTCGTATTTCAAATACACTAAAAAGAAATACGGTGAGGGTAGACGGATTTTTTTGATGTCGCCATTACATCATCACTTTCAGAAGAAGGGGTATCACGAGGCAAAAATTGTAACACGTTTTGTTATCGTAGGAATCATATTGGCCATTCTTACTATTGTAACATTGAAAATTAGATAA
- the mraZ gene encoding division/cell wall cluster transcriptional repressor MraZ: MTQLIGEFECKLDTKGRMVLPAALKRQMPHVERDGLVVNRGFEKHLVFYPREEWDLMTAKLAKLNQFDPKVRAFVRAFTRGATELTLDAAGRVLLPKSLLEFAGISTELVLACQFNKIEVWSKEGYDELMGDGGVEDISSLAAEVMGDINFGL; the protein is encoded by the coding sequence ATGACTCAGTTGATCGGAGAATTCGAATGCAAGTTAGACACCAAAGGAAGAATGGTGTTGCCAGCTGCGCTCAAGAGGCAAATGCCTCATGTAGAGCGGGATGGTCTTGTAGTGAATCGCGGTTTTGAGAAGCATTTGGTGTTTTATCCAAGGGAGGAGTGGGATTTAATGACGGCTAAGCTGGCGAAATTAAATCAGTTCGATCCCAAAGTTCGGGCGTTTGTTCGTGCTTTTACGCGTGGCGCCACAGAATTGACATTGGATGCTGCGGGTCGTGTTTTATTACCGAAAAGTTTGCTGGAATTTGCGGGAATAAGCACTGAGCTTGTTTTGGCTTGTCAGTTTAATAAAATTGAGGTTTGGTCAAAAGAGGGGTATGATGAATTGATGGGTGATGGCGGTGTTGAGGATATATCATCTTTGGCGGCAGAGGTAATGGGAGATATTAATTTTGGACTATAA
- a CDS encoding penicillin-binding protein, with protein MSIRNTILVRVYFAFGLIVLLAFLVFGKMTKLQYVDGEHWKALADSLSIQEREVEAARGNIYSNDGSLLATSVPEYELRFDAMAISEEDEEYFNLKVDSLAIKLADFFKDKSSRQYLTLLKQARNKKQRYLLLKRNVSHQDLKRVKQFPLLKSARVNKERFPSCLITDRQNKRILPFVNLAARTIGYKNVKENIHVGLEGAYGEYIDGKSGKRLMQRIAGGVWIPVNKDIEVAPVDGSDIISTIDVNMQDMAQRALEKQMITSNADEGCVVMMEVKTGEVRAVANFMRDKDGVYREKFNLAIAQSADPGSTFKLASYLALIDDKKIDSSTTVNIGNGNWPIYKHTIRDSHAPKKSIISAKRAFEESSNVGVTKFVYQAYKDNPDQFTSKLHSFGFGKTLDLQIPGEGIPLVKTSKSKSWSGLSLVQMAYGYEMKITPLQTLTFYNAVANNGKLIAPLFVKEIRHLGNTIQTFQAKVINEKIASDHALAEVRGMMEGVMTEGTGRSVASPLYSSGGKTGTAQMADGSRGYGARRYQSSFAGYFPAEDPKYSIIVVIRNPRNGYYGASIAGPVFKELADMVYANDMEMEGKKTFKAVNVGGRMPLTLQGSKEASKKVYDRLGINTVNWDTIARGEVDSSTRGVPFMDLKYKEGIVPNVVGMGLMDALYVVENAGFKAHVTGKGRVGMQSLAAGQKLPFGTAINLELK; from the coding sequence ATGAGTATCAGAAATACGATTCTTGTTCGTGTCTACTTTGCTTTTGGGCTTATCGTGCTACTTGCGTTTTTGGTATTTGGAAAAATGACCAAGTTGCAGTATGTCGATGGAGAGCATTGGAAAGCTTTAGCGGATAGCCTTTCTATTCAGGAACGAGAGGTGGAAGCTGCTCGTGGTAATATTTATTCAAACGACGGAAGCTTATTGGCTACTTCAGTGCCTGAATATGAACTTCGTTTTGATGCAATGGCGATTTCCGAAGAGGATGAGGAGTATTTCAATTTGAAAGTTGACTCCTTGGCTATTAAACTTGCTGATTTTTTTAAAGATAAATCATCTCGACAGTATTTGACATTATTAAAACAGGCGCGGAACAAAAAACAGCGCTACTTGTTGCTCAAACGCAATGTGTCACATCAGGATTTAAAACGGGTAAAACAATTTCCTTTACTTAAATCTGCTCGTGTCAATAAGGAACGGTTTCCAAGTTGTTTGATTACAGATAGGCAGAATAAGCGCATTTTACCTTTTGTCAATCTTGCTGCAAGAACCATCGGTTATAAAAATGTGAAAGAAAATATTCATGTTGGATTGGAAGGGGCATATGGAGAATATATCGACGGAAAAAGTGGGAAGAGGTTGATGCAACGTATTGCTGGTGGGGTATGGATTCCTGTTAACAAAGATATTGAGGTTGCTCCGGTTGATGGGTCTGATATTATTTCTACCATTGATGTAAATATGCAGGATATGGCTCAAAGGGCGCTGGAGAAGCAAATGATTACGAGTAATGCGGATGAGGGCTGTGTGGTGATGATGGAAGTGAAAACAGGGGAGGTGCGTGCGGTAGCCAATTTTATGCGCGATAAAGATGGAGTCTATCGTGAAAAGTTCAATCTTGCGATTGCGCAAAGTGCAGATCCAGGTTCAACGTTTAAGTTGGCTTCTTATTTGGCTTTGATTGATGATAAGAAAATAGACTCGAGTACAACAGTGAATATTGGTAATGGTAATTGGCCAATTTATAAGCATACGATTCGTGATTCACATGCGCCTAAGAAGTCTATAATTTCAGCGAAAAGGGCTTTTGAGGAGTCGTCCAATGTCGGTGTTACGAAGTTTGTATATCAAGCCTATAAGGATAACCCGGATCAGTTTACATCAAAGCTACATTCTTTTGGTTTTGGTAAGACGCTCGATCTACAGATTCCGGGGGAAGGTATACCCTTGGTGAAAACGTCGAAAAGTAAAAGCTGGAGCGGGTTGTCGCTGGTACAGATGGCTTACGGCTATGAAATGAAAATTACGCCATTGCAAACGTTGACATTTTATAATGCTGTCGCAAATAACGGGAAGTTGATAGCGCCGCTATTTGTTAAGGAAATTCGGCATTTAGGAAATACAATTCAAACGTTTCAAGCGAAAGTGATTAACGAAAAGATCGCTTCGGATCATGCTTTAGCAGAGGTGCGGGGAATGATGGAAGGTGTTATGACTGAAGGGACAGGTAGAAGTGTTGCTAGTCCGTTGTATAGCTCTGGTGGTAAAACAGGTACAGCACAGATGGCTGACGGCTCGAGAGGATACGGTGCTAGACGATATCAATCTTCATTCGCTGGATATTTTCCGGCTGAAGATCCAAAATATTCCATTATTGTGGTAATTCGTAACCCGAGAAATGGATACTATGGTGCATCGATTGCTGGACCCGTGTTTAAAGAGCTTGCAGACATGGTATATGCAAACGATATGGAAATGGAGGGGAAAAAGACGTTTAAAGCAGTCAATGTAGGCGGAAGAATGCCATTGACTTTGCAGGGTTCGAAGGAAGCTAGTAAAAAAGTGTACGATAGATTGGGGATTAATACCGTGAATTGGGATACGATCGCGCGGGGAGAGGTGGATAGCTCTACACGAGGCGTACCATTCATGGATTTAAAATATAAAGAAGGAATTGTTCCGAATGTGGTTGGCATGGGGTTGATGGATGCTTTATATGTTGTGGAGAATGCCGGATTTAAGGCGCACGTGACGGGAAAAGGAAGAGTTGGAATGCAGTCGTTAGCTGCGGGGCAGAAACTGCCTTTTGGAACGGCGATAAATTTAGAACTTAAGTAA
- a CDS encoding FtsL-like putative cell division protein: protein MSRNTIRQKELSEEVQEELQETVEEKAEETEAFIKTLFTVGDLSLNKILQYLPFGAFIAFLMLLYISNRHFAERTIRSIDKVSKEVKELGWDHKSLSAELMKMSTQTEIAKRVDSLGLKERVEPPIKVEVIENKEDK from the coding sequence ATGAGCAGAAATACGATAAGACAGAAAGAATTGAGTGAAGAAGTTCAGGAGGAACTACAAGAAACTGTCGAAGAAAAGGCGGAAGAAACAGAAGCGTTTATTAAAACGCTTTTTACCGTTGGAGACCTTTCGTTAAATAAAATATTGCAGTACTTGCCTTTTGGTGCCTTTATCGCTTTTCTGATGTTGTTATATATTTCCAACCGTCATTTTGCCGAGCGAACTATCCGGAGTATTGATAAAGTGAGTAAAGAGGTAAAGGAATTGGGCTGGGATCATAAGTCCCTCTCTGCTGAGCTGATGAAAATGTCTACACAGACAGAAATTGCCAAACGTGTGGATTCTTTGGGGTTGAAAGAGCGTGTGGAGCCACCGATCAAGGTTGAAGTTATAGAGAATAAAGAAGATAAATAG
- the murD gene encoding UDP-N-acetylmuramoyl-L-alanine--D-glutamate ligase: MSNIATTYYPQSGSLVILGAGESGVGTAILGKEKGFDVFVSDKGLIADHYKEQLKAEGIAFEEGQHDEGRILNAALVVKSPGIPATVPLVVALRAKNIPVIAEIEFAAQYTDAKLICITGSNGKSTTTMLTYEMLKHGGLNVGLAGNIGKSFALQVAKEQFDCYVLEISSFMLDDMYHFRADVAVILNITPDHLDRYDHKMENYVDSKFRMIQNQTEKDYFIYCLDDPETVKGLERHHSKGTYLPFTQEQLVELGAYLNANKTIIINTPNNDTFTMRAEELSLQGKHNIYNSMASGLIAKVQELRNQVMKESMGSYVNIPHRLEHVACIGGVNYINDSKATNVNSVWYALESFSTPIVLLLGGVDKGNDYSMLADLVRDKVRAIVCLGKDTAAIHKAFEQDVEIIVNSTSMQDAVVLSSHLAQKGDTVLLSPACASFDWFKNYEDRGDKFKAAVMEL; encoded by the coding sequence ATGTCAAATATTGCAACAACATATTATCCTCAATCTGGAAGTTTGGTCATTTTAGGTGCTGGCGAAAGCGGTGTTGGAACGGCAATTCTGGGAAAAGAAAAGGGATTTGATGTATTTGTGTCAGATAAAGGGCTTATTGCAGACCACTATAAGGAACAACTAAAAGCGGAAGGAATAGCTTTCGAAGAAGGTCAACATGACGAAGGCCGTATCTTGAATGCTGCACTGGTTGTAAAAAGCCCTGGTATTCCAGCGACCGTACCATTGGTCGTTGCATTGAGAGCAAAGAATATACCTGTGATTGCAGAAATTGAATTTGCGGCGCAATATACGGATGCAAAGTTAATCTGTATTACAGGGTCAAACGGAAAGTCTACCACGACGATGTTGACTTATGAAATGCTTAAGCATGGCGGTTTAAACGTCGGATTGGCAGGTAATATCGGGAAAAGCTTTGCATTGCAGGTGGCTAAAGAACAGTTCGATTGCTATGTATTGGAAATATCGAGCTTTATGCTGGACGATATGTACCATTTTAGAGCAGATGTTGCTGTTATACTGAATATTACTCCTGATCATTTGGATCGCTATGACCATAAAATGGAAAATTATGTGGATTCAAAATTCAGAATGATTCAAAATCAAACGGAGAAGGATTATTTTATATACTGCCTGGACGATCCGGAAACAGTTAAGGGATTGGAAAGACATCATAGTAAAGGGACCTATTTGCCTTTTACACAAGAACAACTTGTTGAATTGGGGGCTTATTTAAATGCCAACAAAACAATAATTATTAATACACCAAATAACGATACATTCACTATGAGAGCTGAGGAATTGTCATTGCAGGGGAAGCATAATATTTATAATAGCATGGCTTCTGGGTTAATTGCGAAAGTGCAGGAATTGAGAAATCAAGTGATGAAAGAAAGTATGGGGTCGTATGTGAATATTCCGCATCGCCTTGAACATGTAGCCTGTATCGGCGGTGTAAATTACATTAATGATTCAAAGGCGACGAATGTAAATTCGGTATGGTATGCTTTGGAAAGTTTCTCTACACCAATCGTGTTGTTATTGGGTGGCGTGGATAAAGGAAACGATTACAGTATGCTTGCTGATTTGGTCAGAGACAAGGTGCGCGCTATCGTTTGTTTAGGAAAAGATACGGCTGCAATTCATAAAGCATTTGAACAAGATGTAGAGATTATTGTCAACAGTACCTCCATGCAAGATGCCGTGGTATTGTCGTCTCACTTGGCTCAAAAAGGTGACACCGTCTTATTGTCTCCTGCTTGCGCTAGTTTTGATTGGTTTAAGAATTATGAAGATCGTGGCGATAAATTTAAGGCTGCTGTAATGGAATTATAA
- a CDS encoding UDP-N-acetylmuramoyl-L-alanyl-D-glutamate--2,6-diaminopimelate ligase, with protein MMDLKKVLHAIPVQQVVGNLEEVDVHSLCFDSRKVELGSLFIAVRGVQTDGHLFVDKAITSGARAVIVEELPKETLDSVVYILVADSAYALGVAAANFYGNPAEQLKLVGVTGTNGKTTVATLLFQLFTELGYHVGLLSTVQNQIGTKVIPATHTTPDPIQLNKLLRDMVDDGCDYAFMEVSSHAVVQERIAGLVFAGAIFTNITHDHLDFHKTFDNYIKAKKKFFDDLDANAFALTNADDRNGQVMLQNTVAHRKSYGLRSGADFKAKVIESHFDGMLMSVDGQEVWVKLIGDFNAYNLLAVYAAAILLEQETVKVLTALSTLKGAEGRFETMKSASGVFGIVDYAHTPDAVENVLKTISSLRRPEQKIITVLGCGGDRDKTKRPEMAAAALRYSDRFLITSDNPRTEDPYQIIRDIEAGVAADQKVKTLSIADRKEAIRTAYQLASPGDIILVAGKGHEKYQDIHGVKHHFDDKEVLENTFNEQ; from the coding sequence ATGATGGATTTAAAAAAAGTATTGCATGCTATCCCTGTACAGCAGGTTGTAGGGAACCTCGAAGAGGTCGATGTGCACTCTTTGTGCTTTGATTCCAGAAAAGTGGAGTTGGGAAGTTTGTTTATCGCAGTGCGAGGTGTTCAGACAGATGGTCATTTGTTTGTGGACAAGGCAATTACCTCGGGAGCTAGAGCCGTTATTGTGGAAGAGTTGCCAAAAGAAACGTTGGATTCTGTCGTCTATATCTTGGTGGCGGACTCTGCTTATGCTTTAGGTGTCGCTGCTGCTAATTTCTATGGCAATCCTGCTGAGCAGTTGAAACTTGTCGGTGTAACCGGTACAAATGGTAAAACGACAGTCGCAACATTGTTGTTTCAGCTGTTTACTGAGTTGGGCTACCATGTTGGCTTATTATCTACGGTACAAAACCAGATTGGAACGAAGGTTATACCCGCAACGCACACAACGCCAGACCCTATTCAATTGAATAAATTGTTACGGGATATGGTTGATGATGGCTGTGATTATGCGTTTATGGAGGTTAGTTCACATGCTGTCGTTCAGGAACGTATTGCAGGCTTGGTGTTTGCGGGCGCAATATTTACGAATATTACCCATGATCACCTGGATTTTCATAAAACTTTTGATAACTATATTAAAGCGAAAAAAAAGTTTTTTGATGATTTGGATGCGAATGCTTTTGCTTTGACGAATGCTGACGATAGAAATGGTCAGGTCATGCTTCAAAATACAGTGGCACATCGGAAAAGCTATGGCTTACGTTCTGGAGCGGATTTTAAAGCAAAGGTGATCGAAAGCCATTTCGATGGTATGTTGATGAGCGTTGACGGGCAGGAAGTGTGGGTGAAATTGATCGGCGATTTCAATGCTTATAATCTTTTAGCGGTTTATGCTGCCGCTATTTTGCTAGAGCAGGAAACGGTGAAAGTGCTAACCGCGCTCAGTACATTGAAGGGAGCAGAGGGACGGTTTGAAACGATGAAATCAGCTTCGGGTGTTTTTGGAATCGTAGACTACGCGCATACACCTGATGCGGTTGAAAATGTGTTGAAGACCATAAGTTCATTGCGACGTCCAGAACAAAAAATCATCACTGTGTTGGGATGCGGAGGAGATCGGGATAAGACCAAAAGACCTGAAATGGCAGCGGCAGCGCTGCGTTATAGTGATCGTTTTTTGATTACGTCCGATAATCCACGTACAGAAGATCCTTACCAGATTATTAGAGATATTGAGGCGGGTGTGGCGGCAGACCAGAAGGTGAAGACGCTCTCTATAGCTGATCGTAAGGAAGCAATAAGGACAGCCTATCAGCTGGCTAGTCCTGGAGATATTATCCTAGTGGCAGGAAAAGGGCATGAGAAATATCAAGATATACACGGTGTAAAGCATCATTTTGATGATAAAGAAGTTTTAGAGAATACATTTAACGAACAATAG